A window of the Tripterygium wilfordii isolate XIE 37 chromosome 12, ASM1340144v1, whole genome shotgun sequence genome harbors these coding sequences:
- the LOC120010354 gene encoding peroxidase 6-like encodes MAASLSSLPLLLILLLFLPFSRSKLTLDYYDKTCPQFHDILQRISIEKQMANPTTAAATIRLFFHDCLVDGCDASTLIFSTAFNKAERDAEINLSLAGDGFDIITRAKTALELQCPGIVSCSDILATAARNLVVTTGGPYYKVRLGRKDGLVSQASRVAGNIAKEDMTLTQIISLFEAKGLTVKEMVALVGAHTVGFSHCESFANRIFNFSKNSEYDPSMNPKYAEGLRKLCANYTKDPEMSAFNDVMTPGKFDNMYFQNLHRGLGLLASDQVMAVDKRTKPFVDLYAANQTAFFNDFSHAMEKVSVLNVKTGNKGEVRRKCSEFNHYVGGK; translated from the coding sequence ATGGCAGCATCATTGtcttctctccccctcctcctcatcctcctcctcttccttccATTCTCACGCTCCAAACTCACCCTCGACTACTACGACAAAACATGCCCACAATTCCACGACATCCTGCAACGAATCTCCATCGAAAAACAAATGGCCAACCCCACCACTGCCGCCGCCACCATTCGCCTCTTCTTCCACGACTGCCTGGTGGACGGTTGTGATGCCTCCACGCTCATCTTCTCAACTGCCTTCAATAAAGCCGAACGCGACGCCGAAATCAACCTCTCCTTAGCTGGCGACGGTTTCGACATCATCACACGTGCCAAAACCGCGCTTGAGCTCCAGTGCCCAGGCATCGTCTCTTGTTCTGACATACTCGCCACCGCTGCGCGTAACCTTGTTGTCACCACCGGCGGCCCGTACTACAAAGTCCGACTAGGACGTAAAGACGGACTCGTCTCACAAGCGTCACGCGTGGCAGGAAATATTGCGAAAGAAGACATGACATTAACACAAATCATCTCGCTTTTCGAAGCTAAAGGTCTTACGGTGAAAGAAATGGTGGCTTTAGTCGGCGCACACACAGTGGGGTTTTCTCACTGTGAATCATTCGCTAATCGGATTTTCAATTTTAGCAAAAATTCCGAATATGACCCTTCGATGAATCCCAAGTACGCTGAAGGGCTAAGGAAATTGTGcgcaaattacacaaaagacCCTGAAATGTCAGCGTTCAATGACGTGATGACACCTGGCAAGTTTGATAATATGTATTTCCAGAATCTGCATCGGGGATTGGGTTTGTTGGCGTCCGATCAAGTGATGGCGGTGGACAAGAGGACTAAGCCGTTCGTGGATTTGTACGCCGCGAATCAGACGGCGTTTTTCAATGATTTTTCTCACGCGATGGAGAAGGTTAGCGTTTTGAATGTCAAGACTGGGAACAAAGGAGAGGTGAGACGCAAGTGTAGCGAGTTTAACCATTACGTTGGCGGGAAATAG
- the LOC120010355 gene encoding protein CutA, chloroplastic-like yields FFRCYCWFRSKIGSRETEKRFSTIRVEASGNTVPSIVVYVTVPNKEAGKKLAESIVKEKLAACVNRVPGIESVYEWKGEIQTDSEELLIIKTRQSLLEALTDHVKGNHEYEVPEVIALPITGGNIQYLEWLKNSTRD; encoded by the exons TTTTTTCGTTGTTATTGTTGGTTTAGATCAAAGATTGGAAGCCGAGAAACTGAAAAGAGATTTAGTACTATCAGAGTGGAAGCGAGTGGCAACACTGTACCGAGTATCGTTGTTTACGTCACTGTCCCTAACAAAGAAGCAG GAAAGAAGTTGGCTGAAAGTATAGTTAAGGAGAAACTTGCAGCATGCGTTAATCGAGTGCCAG GTATTGAATCTGTCTATGAGTGGAAGGGAGAG ATCCAGACAGATTCTGAGGAATTGCTCATAATCAAGACTAGGCAATCCCTTTTGGAAGCTTTAACTGATCATGTCAAGGGAAACCATGAATACGA GGTTCCTGAAGTAATTGCATTGCCGATCACCGGAGGCAATATCCAGTACCTGGAATGGCTTAAAAACAGCACGAGGGACTGA
- the LOC120011417 gene encoding glucose-6-phosphate isomerase 1, chloroplastic-like: MASLSGLCSSSPSLKHKAPFAKPTPHIRRDSVTFQTRPKLAPAQSVPREVVAGLSSTNDKLFTKPKQGLDKDPRALWRRYVDWLYQHKELGLYLDISRIGFTDEFVAEMETSFQAAFRAMEELEKGAIANPDEGRMVGHYWLRNSKLAPKSILTSQIENTLDAVCRFADEIISGKIKPPSSSEGRFTHILSVGIGGSALGPQFVAEALAPDNPPLKIRFIDNTDPAGIDHQIAQLGPELASTLVIVISKSGGTPETRNGLLEVQKAFREAGLEFAKQGVAITQENSLLDNTARIEGWLARFPMFDWVGGRTSEMSAVGLLPAALQGINIREMLAGASLMDEATRTNVLRNNPAALLAMCWHWASDGVGSKDMVVLPYKDSLLLFSRYLQQLVMESLGKEFDLHGNRVNQGLSVYGNKGSTDQHAYIQQLREGVHNFFATFIEVLRDRPPGHDWELEPGVTCGDYLFGMLQGTRSALYANDRESITVTVQEVTPRSVGALIALYERTVGLYAYLVNINAYHQPGVEAGKKAAGEVLALQKRVLAVLNEASCKEPVEPLTLEEVAEHCHAPEDIEMIYKIIAHMAANDRAIIAEGNCGSPRSIKVFLGECNVDELYA; the protein is encoded by the exons ATGGCCTCTCTCTCTGGTCTCtgttcttcttctccatctctcAAGCACAAAGCTCCCTTCGCAAAACCCACGCCTCATATCCGTAGAGACTCGGTCACATTTCAAACTCGCCCTAAACTAGCTCCGGCTCAGTCCGTACCTCGGGAGGTGGTGGCTGGCTTGTCTAGTACGAATGATAAGTTGTTTACAAAGCCAAAGCAGGGACTGGACAAGGATCCTCGTGCTCTGTGGCGGAGATACGTAGACTGGCTGTACCAGCACAAGGAGCTAGGGCTGTACCTCGATATTAGCCGGATCGGGTTCACCGATGAGTTTGTGGCGGAGATGGAGACTAGCTTCCAAGCCGCATTCAGGGCCATGGAAGAACTGGAGAAGGGCGCGATCGCCAATCCCGATGAAGGCAGGATGGTCGGGCATTACTGGCTCAGGAACTCCAAGCTAGCGCCTAAGTCGATATTGACGTCTCAGATTGAGAATACTTTGGATGCTGTGTGCAGGTTTGCTGATGAAATCATCAGCGGTAAG ATCAAGCCCCCATCTTCTTCTGAAGGTCGCTTTACGCATATACTCTCTGTTGGTATTGGAGGTTCAGCTCTTGGACCGCAGTTTGTTGCAGAGGCCTTGGCACCTGATAATCCTCCTCTCAAG ATAAGATTCATTGATAATACAGATCCTGCTGGAATTGATCATCAGATTGCACAGCTCGGTCCTGAGTTGGCTTCTACGCTTGTAATTGTGATTTCGAAG AGTGGGGGGACTCCTGAAACTAGAAATGGTTTACTGGAAGTACAGAAGGCCTTCCGTGAAGCTGGACTGGAATTTGCAAAACAG GGTGTTGCCATAACTCAAGAAAACTCGTTATTGGACAATACTGCAAGAATAGAGGGTTGGTTAGCTAGATTCCCTATGTTTGACTGGGTGGGTGGTAGGACATCTGAAATGTCTGCTGTTGGCCTCCTTCCTGCTGCACTTCAA GGCATCAACATCAGGGAAATGCTTGCTGGTGCATCATTGATGGATGAGGCGACTAGGACTAACGTG CTTAGGAATAACCCCGCTGCTTTACTAGCAATGTGCTGGCACTGGGCTTCTGATGGTGTAGGGTCCAAG GACATGGTCGTCCTTCCATACAAAGACAGCTTATTATTATTTAGTAGGTATCTGCAGCAGCTGGTCATGGAATCTCTGGGAAAAGAGTTTGACCTACATGGTAATCGG GTGAATCAAGGGCTTTCTGTATATGGAAATAAAGGGAGCACCGACCAGCATGC CTACATTCAGCAACTTAGGGAGGGTGTGCACAATTTCTTTGCCACATTCATCGAAGTGCTACGTGATAGACCCCCAGGTCATGATTGGGAGCTTGAACCCGGTGTTACATGTGGTGATTACTTGTTTGGAATGCTACAG GGAACAAGGTCAGCTTTGTATGCTAATGATCGGGAATCCATCACAGTGACAGTGCAGGAAGTGACACCTAGGTCTGTTGGGGCTCTTATTGCTCTTTACGAGCGAACAGTTGGGTTGTATGCCTACCTCGTCAACATTAATGCTTACCATCAACCGG GTGTGGAAGCAGGTAAGAAAGCAGCAGGAGAGGTATTAGCTCTTCAAAAGCGGGTTTTGGCAGTTCTTAATGAGGCAAG CTGCAAAGAACCTGTGGAACCGCTGACTCTTGAAGAAGTAGCAGAACATTGCCATGCACCTGAAGAT ATTGAAATGATATACAAGATTATCGCACACATGGCTGCCAACGACAGAGCAATCATTGCCGAAGGCAATTGTGGTTCACCGCGTAGCATCAAAGTTTTCCTTGGAGAGTGCAATGTGGATGAGTTGTATGCTTAA